In the genome of Primulina tabacum isolate GXHZ01 chromosome 13, ASM2559414v2, whole genome shotgun sequence, the window TGTGTTGTGCGAGCAACTTTAAATATGATCGTTTTAGTGTGctcaaatatcttgaaataacgCAGATTTGAAAGATGTGCACATATTTGGGCACGATACAATATTATAACAAACACGATATACAGAATCAAAAAATACAATTGAAAATTGCACTAATTTATCTTGTGAGAATTCAAACTTCATATGTCATTCCAACTTTAAGAAGCCTTTTCTGGGGAATGGCCAACATTTCTTCTCCATGCCTAAAGTTCTTCCTCAGGAATGTGTAGGCATAGTTTATTACTATCTTCTTGACCAAAGATGAGTCCTTTTTCGCGACCACTTCCACTTCTCCTAGCAGATAAAACACACCTTGATCCATTGCTTTATCGATAAATCGCATTTGTTCTTCTGCTGCCGGGAGCAGGGCCAGTGGAATGTTGGCCCTTTTGTTATCGAAACTAGCAGACTGAATCAATGCAGAAGAAGTTGATCCTTCACCCAATAAATCCGGTTTAGGGATGTTTTCCGCCTCATGCATAAAATGTTCATGCTTTATGAACTCCTTCAATTTCTGCACTAGCTGTTGTTCAAATACGTGTGGTTCCTTCATTGTATCCTTGTATCCATACCTTACAACACAACGGTAAACATAGCTTTCTCTTGATTCAACTTGTCTAAACAAAAACCGCTCCTCAAGCAAGACGGTGCTGATAGGAATGGACTTTATTGAGACTATTACCATCACAGAATGAATAGAAGGGATGTTAGAAACAAAGTGAGAAAATATTGGTGGGATTCCTTGAACTAGTTCAGAATAAAGAAGCCCAATTCCTGGTAGTCTCTTTATGTCTTTGTTCTTAGCTAAGTCCCTGATATACGCACTAGAAACCTTATTTTTCATCTCGAAAATGTAACGTTGCTGCTGCGAATAATGCCATGTACCCATTATTACCATAAGCACTAGAGAGAAAGCCAATGGGAAATACCCGCCTTCGGTAAACTTATAAAGAACGGACGATAGATATACCACCTCCACCGACATGAAAACCACGAAGAACAAGCAAACCCACCAAATTCTAGTTTTCCAAATGAAGAGCATTATCAGTGTCAACAGAGATGTTGTTATCAACATCACCGAAACAACAGCTATACCTACAACATGAGTAGTGTGGGCTATGTTACTTGTCATGTATAATATATAATGGCTATTTAAGAAACATTAGAATTTCTGATAATTAGTAGAAATACAAAATGAAGTTAATTCGAAGATATTACCATAGGCGTTGGCAATCTTTTCTGTCGTTTTGAAGCCAAACGTTATGATGACACAAGCAATCATGAGAAAGTAACTGATATCAGGAATGTAGACTTGTCCCTCATACTTGGTAGAAGTGTGAACAACTTTTACTCTTGGAAAACAACTTAGACTCAGGGATTGGGAAACGATGGAAAATGCTCCAGATATCATAGCTTGACTGGCAATAATGGCCGCAGCAACAGCCACAACAAAAGTTGGCCAATAAATTGGATCtgtaagatatatatatatttaaatgttcAGATTCAACCCAAAAACCATACGAGATTTAGCATTATGTTTGCATTGGAGCATCTCGGAGAGAAATTAACCTGGTATGGAGTCATAAAATGTGTTTAGCACATTTTCAGGAAACTTCGAAAGGTACGCAGCTTGTCCAATATATGCAATGATGATAGCAGGAAAAACAATTCCCGAGAAACTAATCTGACATGATGCAAAAAAAAGAATTCTCATTGGTTTTGAGAGAAAGGAGCATATTTCACTTCAAACAGGATTATAGGGGAAATAcatatttcatgtcaaacttGTTGTCATGCCTTGAATTCAATCATCCATACAAATATTTCATTATAGATTTACAAATATAACTAACCAAAGATATCAGATAAATCTGCTAACGATTTTATGGACTTTTTCAAATTTCTCCGACAATCCGATGTGGAATAAGGATAATCATTCCCTTTGAAATGATGTTCTTGTTTCAGATACGCAGGGCAAAGACTTTACAATATCGATCGGTGCCGACTAACAATGTGACGTTCTTTTATATGAAAACAAACCAACTCAAGTAGCAAGCTAGAGAATCATAATATATATGTGATCATTGCATATTCCTTCAACGATTCGGCGTGGCATAATGGAATTAATATACTTACTTGTATGGCTGGTACATTGAAATGGCCCAAGTCAGCAAACATGGCCTCGGTCCCTATATATCGAGAATAACAAATGATAAACATTGGTTTGCTTGTGAAAGTTAAACAAATTCAAGTAAGTGAATTGATTAGTAAATATAACCTGTGATGCAGAGAACAACTCCACCAAGAGATACCCACGCTTTGTGACCATTTCTTCGGAAATAATGCACAATATACAGCGGATTGAAAGCTCGTAAAACACGAATATCATGCTTGAATAAGTTGTAGGCACCAATTCCAGTTATAAATAAAAACCATAAGCAGATTGCGGGAGCAAAGGTGTAGCCCACTTTATCAGTGCCGAATCGTTGCATGACGAAGAGAGCAATCAATATGGCAATTGAAATGTACGCGATAGCATCTGAGAAATTACATACCAACATCATTATTCATTTACATAAATCACGAACATGGTATGATTTTGTATATATGCCAAAGAGGAAAGAAAGTAAACACGTAGAAAAATGTTGCAGCTACCTTTGCTCAAACCACTGATTCCACCTACAGCAGAAAGGACTGCAAATTCGATCAATAAACAAAATTATGTAAATATCCCATTTCTTAACGACAACTCAAAGTTCTAAACTTGCCATTTATAACACGTGTGTTCAAAATATACCTGAGATGCAGGGTGTAAGAATACCATCACCGATGACCATGGAAGTTCCAAGAATCGTGGCGAGGAAAAGCATGACTTTAGCAACTTTGCTCTTCTCCAGATTCTCTTTGATCTTTCGAGCCCGGTTTAAATGGGTCGAAGGGGTTTCGAGTTTGTAGTTTGAGAGTTGGGAGTCTTCAGGCTGACTATTTGGTATCAGACTCACGTTAGCGTACCGGCATATTAAGGAATACAAGGCAAACGTACCCCCTGCAGCAAGCACCCGCATTGAAGCGAATGGAATTCAAGAAATAAATGAGTATGATAATGGAAAGTTTATTGATtgaaaaaatgatattaaacatttttatttttcagtttactaatttttttaatcgaAATTGTGAATGATATACAGAACATACCATCGCCATTATCGTTGGCCCTCAAAACAATGAAGACATATTTGATCAAAGGAATGAGCACAATGGTGTAAATGATGAGCGAAAGAACTCCAATTATGTCGTCAGTATGTTGAATCCCATCGGGAAAAGTGGAGGAGAACACGTACAGTGGAGAGGTCCCGATATCTCCATATACGACTCCCACACACTGAAAAGTTATATTCAAAAGCCTTCTCCAGCTATTCTGCACAATGAATGAAGATGTTACATATTTTTGAAGTTATATCAGATATTTTTCAGTGTACGAAATATGTCTGAAATCtttcaaggaaaaaaattaaagttagtacatcaaaataaaaaaataaaatatttgaaaacttAGTAAACAAAAAATCAGATGAAATATGTCTGAAATCCCCCCAGAAATTGGAAAACTGTTAATAAAGAATCAAAATAAGGAAAAgtgtcaaaaaataatattttattgatcaaatattCCAAAAGTTAGATTCCGCAACCCAATAAAATTCTAGATTCGTCCCTGtcaatattttattgattaactatttaaaaaaaattggacgtCGCACCCCAAAAAAACTCTAGAATCGTCCTCCatctaatatatataataatggaAGTAAGATAGAGCTTGTCAATAATGAATAGTATAACGATCAATTGAGGAAACTGGGAGAGGACCTGGCTGGAGGAGCCGCCATGAGCTGCCGGTTTAGAAGAAACATTTCCGGCCTCTACATTGAACGAGTCGAAGCGGTTCAGCACGATTGAAGCTTCTTCTTCTCTCAAATGGGTATTTGGTTCTGGTGCTTCCTCGTACTGATGATCGTGGAGATCATGAGAATGGAATTCGCGATCCGCCATTGTTGCAGCTCTCTTTGATTTGGAGTTAGTTAGCTAGCTCGGTTTGCTTCATATATAGGACTTCGGTTAGCGTGTGTGGATGTCCTTTTGCATGTGAATACCGTGAGCGTGTTTTCCTTTGCATGGAATTTTCGTCAGTTGACTTCTCGGGTCAACTTTTTACTCCACCAGGTGAACCTCACCCGTTTTAGCCTCCACCAAAAAATTTAAGAACAGTTTCCCAATAAATtattatacaaaaaaaatttatcagaTTCAACTTAgataatgttttgaattttttataatatattatgaaaaaattataaaatgtatGCAAAAtgtttcttaaaataaattaaggaAGATTtgcaatatattttttaaaaaataagtttctaaaatcttaaaatgtttttaaaaaagtGGGATCATAACAATTTATTTCGTGAGATCATGTagctttttttttcctttctaaaTAATGAAATAACCTCAATACTTACCATCAcattcaaaaatttttaaaatgttttatttctCCATCGCACTAAATTAACACAAAAattcttgtgaaacggtctcacgggtcaattttgtgaaacatataTTCTATATGGGTcacccatgaaaaaatattgctttttatgtcaaatatattaatttttattgtaaatatgaacatgaTTGATCTGTCTCATGAATAaagatctgtgagaccgtcttacgaAAGACCTACTCCTAAGTTAAATTATATCCATagtaataaattttttgataatcCGAAGGACCAATTGTCGAAATTAAAGAAagattttgataaaaaaaataaaaacataaaacgaacaaaaataaaataaatatatccaAGGCTCCCAAATGAAACTCCTAAATTAGTAAATTACCATGACTCTCAGCTATTTTCTCCACATGTTCTATGTCTCATCAATTTAATTTGGATTGTTATCAATGTATATGTAATAAAATACTCAAATTCACAAGATATGGGTTTTTTTTAGTACAACTTGGGGTGAGATAGGGGTAAGGGAAATTTTTTGTTTCACCTGTTTAGAATGCCAAGCCTTTTTATATTGTGGGAGATGTTTATGCCAACTAACTATTATGATAGTTTAGAATGGTGaataaactattttttttatttttaaatcgaGCTGTCCTTAACATTTTTGATAAAGATGTGTTGTGCGAGCAACTTTAAATATGATCGTTTTAGTGTActcaaatatcttgaaataacaCAGATTTGAAAAATGTGCACAAGCTTGTTATCGTTCTTCACCTTCTTCCGTCTTAAGTCTGTATATTTATAGTTAAAAAATTTCAACAGTCGGATATTGTTTTTCAACGATCATGTGCATTTGTTCTTGACAAAATGATCTTGTCACCATCAGTATTGTAcaatataataaatttcattaaatGTCCATTCTTTTCTTGATTTTGCTCCCTCACGTGAGATGGAGGGAGCTTAGAGTTCTCCGTGTGCGTGAACCAAATCCAGTTGCCACATGTAATTCAAGAATTTACGCCGCCATCAACCATATTTGACAATTGTGTTACATTTGCAAAGTTTTCAAAAGCACATTGAACCACCTCATTCGTGTTCAAACCCTTAATTTGCAACCGACTCGTGGGCTCAGATCCTTGGAGATATTTCATTTTCCAACACTGAAGTTTGATAAAGATTGTTTCACTACATCCCCACTTTTTAAATTTGACTTTAATTTGTAGCCTCTTCTTTTCAAAACAAGACTTATTCAAAAGATAGAATTAAATCAGCTGACACCAATTGTTCGGTGGATAACAATCATTCTCAATTACTTTGAAAAACAAAGTCCAAACTTTAATTCATGACTTCCGAAATAGCCCACATATTTTGGCACGATACAATATAACAGACACGATAAGGaagatttataatatattttaaaataataagtttctAAAATATCAGACAGAGCTGTGAGCTCCTTGCTCCTATGGCCTCTTCGATTTCCTCTAACCCACACACCGTATATCTCAACCTCGCCTCTTTCAAATGTCATTAATCGAGCAAACCAACTTTTCACTGTGCGCTTGGACGAGGGAAATTATTTACTCTGGAAGCAACAACTTGAAGCTGGAATTCGTGGGCTTGGACTTGAAAATTTCCTCAACGGCAAGGCCATTTGTCTGCTCGAGCTCACATCATCGGTGGATGGTCGTCCGGGTTCTCTAAACCTTGAATATGTTCTTTATCAGCGTCAAGATTgcgaggcccggggccgaagaggacgAGAGGTGATCGccagtgccatgaggttgcaccgACAATGAGAGGCTCCTGACAGgtttctaggtgaagggaacataaATGAATCGATCTCACACCAGAAGGAGAGAGATTTTAAAAACTGTTCAAGTATGAAACTGTGCAGTTGAGGGgtgcttaaaagatttgataaatAGTACTCATAttaagaaggtgcatcttcttttcgggaGCTCATCACAtgagaactccaaagttaagagTACTTGATTTGAGGTAtttctgggatgggtgacctcctgggaagctTCCTAGGGAGCATGTGAATGAGGACATAATCAAGCTGGAAAGATACAGTGAGGTCAATCGTTGAATTTAGGGTGTTACAGTTAGTATCAAAGCCGACCTCTtctagtacggtgtggttcggtgACGAACCAAGCCGAAGCTGGTggacatgtgaggcccggggccgaagagagTTGGGGGCTGATCGCCGGTGACATGagattgcacggacaatgagcggcttctggcaggcttctaggcgaaGGAACATGAATGAATCGATCTCACACCTGAAGCAGAGGGATTACAAAAATtgttcaggtatgagactgtgcagttgaggagtgcttaaaatatttgatagaTACTACTCATATTAAGAATGTGCATATTCTTTTATGGAGATCATCACATAAGAAcatcaaagttaagcgtgcttgacttgagataattctgggatgggtgacctcctgagaaACTTCCTAAAGAGCGTGTGAGTGATGACATAAGCAagttggaaagactcgtcttggtacgaTGAGGACAATCGTTGAATCTGGGGtgttatagttggtatcagagccggccTCAtctagtacggtgtggtttggggacgaaccaagcTGAAGCTGGTAGGCATGTGAGGTCCGATGCCGAAGAGGACGGGGAGTGATCAccagtgccatgaggttgcacggacaatgagcggctcctgacaggcttctaaGCGAAGGAAACATTAATGAGAGAGATATGAGGAGATAATTTatcctaaattcaaaatttaattcaaaagtTTAAATGAGGAGATAATACACGATTTGGATAGCAATCACCCCTCTATAAATAGAAGAAGCTCTTATTCAAAATTTACACCTCAAATTTCGAGTTTgctctccaaattttcaaattttctctCCAAAATTCTGCTGCagtcatcaaaattctgtccaagttcgaaattttttttatctcgtTTGACTTCACGAAATCCAATCTCCACTATTCAGAATATGCTTCTATATGTTTTgaataacatatccaaaattCGGTCAAATCAAACGGTTAGTTTTTCGTACATATCTACGATTTTTCGTCTATAAATAGGATAAACGACTTCCAAATCCAATCTTCACcgtttataatttatttgacgtACTTTTGGACATACCGTAAAAGTTTAAACCcaatccaacggttcaataaaACGCAAACAATTTTGCAAAACGACTAATTTCGATGTGCTGCTGTGTTTTCGAAGTGTCtgttgcatgattcttctatggtTTTTCAAATTATCCACATTTTTTTCACCAGATCTGAGGTAATTAAGGTTGTTATAAagtataatttcattatatgcATTTTCGTTTTTGAAAATTCGGTCGAGTGCAAATTATTCTTATGCCCCTTTCGTTACGATTGTCACATGATGTATGTGTTGGTACTGTGAAGAATCAACtggatatgggtgggaatcccaataTGCATAATATGTTTATGGCCCTTACACGGTGGGATTGTAACCGTTATATGGATTCGTCCCTTTAGAGGactaaaaattagggactgatatcaatAAACTATGGAAAGTAGAGGAATATCAGTGCCTGATCAATGATATGCATGTGGTATGAGTCATGTCATGCATGATatgtatttcaaaattcttgtattttgttatgttgtgcCCGAACGGTCCTTActtgctgagtgacgaccatatcacttACCCTTTTACTCTACCATTTCCAGCTAAATCATAAGAATAAATTGAGGAAGAAGAATCAAACAATAGTTTTTAGGTTGGTAGTGGACGCATGAAGAAGCTTAATTAAGCTTATATTCTTTTAAGTTTTTAATTCAAGTTCTAAACGCTTCCGCATATTTTTATCGTTTTCAAAGTTACTATTGGAAAAAACGAATCTATTTGATggtatttatgaaataaattggttttggtttatactgtgctacgagacttgttgtttaaaaattatgtgattgttgaataatgtcgGTGTCAATTAAACCCGGTCTCGGAGTATGACATTTAAGTAGTATCAGAGCTGCCAGTTCATAATCCAGTTGGGGAAAAAAATCGGTCAGATTTTTGCAAAGAGCCGATGCATTCCTTTCCGGAACAGCCCGACGAGTAATATTCTCAACTATTTGTGAAGTATGGTCCGAAAACGCGAGATTCCTTTATTTAGTCCTCCAGATCGCGTTTTTGCCGTTTTACAAAAGTTTCGTAGAGCTGATAACTTTGCGTAGGAAATTTCAAATCCGATTATGTCAGTGTCCCTAGATTCTTCTCAGCATATGCTTGCAACCCATATGTTTATCTCTAAACTTttcatttttggaaaatttctcGAAAAATCTCGTTCAACGCGTTTCTTGTAGTACTTGTcggatttttatggaatttgaTTAAGGAAATAATTAGTATAGAGCTATATTGTTGATGTTATATCTGTCAAAGATAAATTGACTTATGTTTCCGATTTAAGATGAAATATTTGATCCgggaataataaattattacagAAAAACTATTACGTAAAAATCTaagataataattatataataagtTTTTGAATATTCCAATATAGaaattgaaacgtctgctactcgttttcttaaaatgtgctagaaatttttttaaaaaaccttGCATAGCATCGATCGAACCATACatatttgtataaaatattttgacatcattttaaaaataaacatccaactaacatttaaaaatccaaaggaaaatattttaaagcataaaatcgtcaaacgttttaccaatctaaaaacattatttgaaaagtataaccCATAATATAACCTTtaaaaaagcataaataaaagtcttaaaatctttaacataatcataaacttaaatcataagtgcggaaaatagaagcgctggtccttggtttatgtgcacctccagtccagtcaaatcagaCATCCAAGCCTTCCtcatcattattatcatactcacctgcatcaatcacatctagtgagtctaaagactcaacacaccataaccttgataacaagtaatatatatacagaTCAAATTCAAccgtgaaaaatacttgtacttaaaatatcgttttcatgaaatgcataaactttaaacataaacattttcgtaaacaattcatgatgcataaactttaaataaaaatattttcataatgatgcatcctctttaaacataaacattttcatgatgaataaactttaaataaaaacattttcatgacattttgacataataaatcgtaaacatttaaaatccatgtcataaaacatttgaaataatcatattagcaggtaaaacagcattcaagacactgccatgacgtttactaatttctaggtgtaaaatgacagttttacccctggacgtaaattttcacgttttgactttttcttaatttcattgactctaacatgttccaaataattatttaagcttacattaattttttcatatttttatttggcataaatcgatgacttttaaattaatctttaaatatgacGTATtgatgcgttttaatcccgaattaaaccaaaccttaatataaaattttcaaattaaaaacttagacttttaataattatttaagcttaaaactaattttccataattttattccgcTTAAAACTAGacgttttaattaattcgttaattaacgtttcgtgcgtcgattaaatcccggataaatccaaaactcgttattttgatctcaaattttaaatatagcgtttttattatttattctacctttTCAAGTCATGAGACACACCCGTGGAACCATAGATcaaattttagccttttaattttcgtttttgacaccttatcgaacataCCTAGCCATCTCcaaatttactcgagccacctcgagccaaacccgagccaacccatctaggaaccct includes:
- the LOC142521688 gene encoding potassium transporter 5-like; this translates as MADREFHSHDLHDHQYEEAPEPNTHLREEEASIVLNRFDSFNVEAGNVSSKPAAHGGSSSQNSWRRLLNITFQCVGVVYGDIGTSPLYVFSSTFPDGIQHTDDIIGVLSLIIYTIVLIPLIKYVFIVLRANDNGDGGTFALYSLICRYANVSLIPNSQPEDSQLSNYKLETPSTHLNRARKIKENLEKSKVAKVMLFLATILGTSMVIGDGILTPCISVLSAVGGISGLSKDAIAYISIAILIALFVMQRFGTDKVGYTFAPAICLWFLFITGIGAYNLFKHDIRVLRAFNPLYIVHYFRRNGHKAWVSLGGVVLCITGTEAMFADLGHFNVPAIQISFSGIVFPAIIIAYIGQAAYLSKFPENVLNTFYDSIPDPIYWPTFVVAVAAAIIASQAMISGAFSIVSQSLSLSCFPRVKVVHTSTKYEGQVYIPDISYFLMIACVIITFGFKTTEKIANAYGIAVVSVMLITTSLLTLIMLFIWKTRIWWVCLFFVVFMSVEVVYLSSVLYKFTEGGYFPLAFSLVLMVIMGTWHYSQQQRYIFEMKNKVSSAYIRDLAKNKDIKRLPGIGLLYSELVQGIPPIFSHFVSNIPSIHSVMVIVSIKSIPISTVLLEERFLFRQVESRESYVYRCVVRYGYKDTMKEPHVFEQQLVQKLKEFIKHEHFMHEAENIPKPDLLGEGSTSSALIQSASFDNKRANIPLALLPAAEEQMRFIDKAMDQGVFYLLGEVEVVAKKDSSLVKKIVINYAYTFLRKNFRHGEEMLAIPQKRLLKVGMTYEV